TGCTGTTGCACATAAGTGCTTCTGGGCTTCTCTACAAATTTTTGCATGGACTGAACAAGGGAATGCAAAAATTAATCTGGGTTTAGCTAACAGCAGTGTTGCTAGGCCCTGTTTAAAAAATTGGATTTGGTACTGTCAGTAAACTAGATCTTGTTAGAAAGATTCACTTCCCTAGTGTTCAAGAACTGGAAAGGTCTCCCTAGGTCAACCATTCCTGTCACCCCAAGTCCTGTGGGTGTAGTGTTAACCTGCCAGCCTGCTTATGTCTCTGGTATCTGCAGCTTTCATCTCTCCATGGTGAAACTGACTGCAAGGCAGCAAAAGCTGCAGCCATCAGAGGAGTGTTTGGACTCTGCTGGTATCCAGGTGCATCCAAGCACTGCAGGCAGGTCACTTGCTGACCCTAATACCCAAGTTCTGCTTGCCCAGGACAAGGATATGTCCCTGGCTGAGGCTGAACACAAAAAAAGTCAACTATCTTTAGAAAGTGTTTCTGGCTCTTGATGCTTAGTGCCTACAGAAATCCCCAagcctgcaggtgctgctgtctgCCTAGCTGGGGACTGTATATGCCTGGTGGGGAGTTTTGGAATGAATGCCCTAATTGCAGACTGACTGTGTCAGAGTAGAACTGGCTTATCTGCCCTGTCTTTTGCTCCAGATATGGGATACAGCAGGCCAAGAACGATTTCAGTCTCTGGGAGTTGCCTTCTACAGGGGAGCAGATTGCTGTGTGCTGGTATTTGATGTCACGGCTCCCAACACATTCAAAACCCTAGACAGCTGGAGGGATGAATTCCTCATTCAGGCCAGTCCAAGGGATCCtgagaattttccttttgttgtgcTGGGAAACAAGATTGACCTAGAAAACAGACAAGTGAGTACTGGGACTTACTAACCTCCTCTTAAGAAACTGCTGGAGTCGGATACCTTGTAGAAACTCAGGAGGGTTACCTGAGAAACGGGAGTGGGAGGTGCCTGAGAGTGGCTCAGATGTTGTCTGCCACCGGAGAAGGGTTTCTCCTTCCTGGAGAGGTCAGGCCCCTGTGCACAGCATGCTCCTGCCCACTGGTGGAAGGATTGCAGCAGCTTCCTGGGGAGGGAGGTgcaaggagaggagctgcttctcctccaccagatgtgctgagcagctcctaTGGGAGCAAGCCGGTGCCCTGTGGTCTCATTGCCCTTGGGCATggtcctccctgccctggggctgggtcTGTCAGGTGGTGGGAAGTGGTCTCCTCTGTTCTGTTTTGAGGCTGCTCAGGTTGGATGTGAGGGATCTCTGGCCttgctctgaaaataaaacccctccCTGCCTATCAGAAGGTAGTGATGCTGTTCTCTGTCCACCCAGGTCACCACAAAACGGGCACAAGCCTGGTGCTACAGTAAAAACAACATCCCCTACTTTGAAACCAGTGCCAAGGAGGCCATTAATGTGGAACAAGCTTTCCAGACGATTGCACGAAATGCACTTAAACAGGTAGGGAGGGGGCCAGtgtgcagccctgccccagtgctgTGGGCGGCCTGGGGCTCAtccccagccttccccagctccttgcGTGCTGGGAGCTGTCTGCAGAGCCGTGGCATtaactcctcctcctctcccaccagGAAACCGAAGTGGAACTTTACAATGAATTCCCCGAACCCATCAAACTAGACAAGACTGACCGAGCGAAGGCTTCTGcggagagctgcagctgctgaggggagCGGGAGGGGTTGAGCACAGTCCTTCACAAACAAATATCACACTTAGGCCTTCAAACACACAGCCCctcttctgtgtttaaaatgaaattacaaaaa
This portion of the Motacilla alba alba isolate MOTALB_02 chromosome 12, Motacilla_alba_V1.0_pri, whole genome shotgun sequence genome encodes:
- the RAB7A gene encoding ras-related protein Rab-7a, which produces MTSRKKVLLKVIILGDSGVGKTSLMNQYVNKKFSNQYKATIGADFLTKEVMVDDRLVTMQIWDTAGQERFQSLGVAFYRGADCCVLVFDVTAPNTFKTLDSWRDEFLIQASPRDPENFPFVVLGNKIDLENRQVTTKRAQAWCYSKNNIPYFETSAKEAINVEQAFQTIARNALKQETEVELYNEFPEPIKLDKTDRAKASAESCSC